GCCAGAAAGTTATCGCCGCAATGAGCGCCAGTACGCCGATCGTGCCGATGGCAACCCGCCACGGGAAGTAGTCCGTCAAGACGCCACTGACCAAGCGGCCACTCATGCCACCAATCGAGTTACCGCTGATATATAACCCCATCGAGAACGCCAGCACGCTTGGATGAATTTCTTCACTCAGGTAACTCATGGCGACCGCTGCGACACCGCTTAGCGACAAGCCAATCATCGCCCGCATGATCAATATGCCATTCCAACTGGTCATAAATGCGCAGATTACGGTACAGAGCGCAGCCAGCATTAAGGACACGACCATGACATTCTTACGACCGATGGTGTCGGAGAGCGGGCCGGTGAACAGTAGACCAAACGCCAGCATCACGGTTGATACGGAAAGCGACAAACTACTGGTAGCCGGCGAGATACCGAAATCCTGAGACAGTACCGGCAGCAGTGGCTGAACACAATACAGCAGGGCAAACGTCGCTAATCCGGCAGAAAACAGCGCCAGCGTGACACGGATAAATTGTGGTGTACCACGAGCAATATAAGGGGTTTTGCCCGACACTTTCAGGGCAATATCATCTGCATCGTCGGCCGCAGAAAGAGGCCAGTCGTTTGGTGCAGAGGATGGCAGGTTACTCACAATAATTCCTTACCAGAAAAGGCAAATCAGGCGTAAAACAACTGTAGGACGATCATAGAAGAGTGATATTATTTTGTATAATATATTAATAATCATGATTGATATGTTTAAAATATGAATATTGAACTCCGCCACCTTCGTTATTTTATTGCGGTCGCCGAAGAGTTGCATTTTGGCCGAGCCGCAGAAAGATTACGCATTTCACAGCCGCCGCTGAGCCAACAAATTCAAATACTGGAAGAGCAGGTGGGGGCGAAACTGCTGGCGCGCAACAACCGTAATGTCCAGCTCACTCCTGCGGGCGAGATGTTCCTGAAAGAAGCCTGGTCAATTATCAGCCAGGTCGATCAGGCGGCGGAGCGAGCTTCTCGTATTCAACGTGGCGAAATTGGGGAATTAACGATCGGCTTTACGTCATCTGCGCCGTTTATCAAAAAGATCTCCAGTAGCCTGCTGCGTTTTCGTCAAACCTACCCGGAAGTGCATATTCAGATGATGGAGCTCAACACCAAACAGCAAATTGAACCACTGCTGAACGGTAAGCTTGATATCGGCATTATGCGCAATAACCCGTTGCCGGAGGCACTGGATCACCAGTTGCTATTACGTGAGCCGCTGATTGCCGTCGTACAGGAGTCCCATCCCTTAGCGCAGCAGGACGCAGGGCGAGCAATCAACATCACACAACTGGCGAATGAACCGTTCGTTTTCTTCTCCCGTGCGGTTGGCACCGCGCTGTATGACGATACACTGACACTGCTGAAACGCTATGGCATCAGCCCCTACATTACGCAAGAAGTGGGTGAGGCGATGACCATCGTCGGGCTGGTGTCGGCGGGGTTAGGTGTGTCCATTTTACCGGCGTCATTTTTGCGTATTCGGGTCGATGGCGTGAAATATTTGCTGCTGGAAGAAGAGGACGCCACAACGGAAGTCTGGCTGGTCACCGCGCGACATCATCCGCAAAGTGCGGCAGCTAAAATGCTAATGTCGCTGATGCTGGGTGGATAATCGTTAAAATATGCGCGCTAAATCACATAACGAATCAAATATTTGACGAGTTTAGTGAAAAGCCCCACCATACCCGCAGTTTTTTTATTTTGCAGCGTGAAAAATAGTTATGCCGCAATAATAAAGATAAATTTTTCAACAGCAGTGCCAGATATAATACGAATGCGTAGGAGCCAGGTTTGTGATTGCCGACGGTCAACCAGGACACATCGATCAAATCAAACAAGTGAATGCCGGAGCGGTGTATCGGCTGATCGATAAGTACGGCCCGATATCACGTATCGAACTGTCAAAACGCGCTCAGCTCGCCCCCGCCAGTATTACCAAAATTGTCCGTGAACTACTGGAAGCGCATCTGGTGCAGGAAACCGAATACCAGGATGTAGGCAGCAGAGGGCGCCCTGCGATCGGCCTGATTCTGGATACCGAAGCCTGGCACTATCTTTCCGCCCGCATCAGCCACAATAGCATTTCATTGGCGCTGCGCGATCTCAGCAGCAAGCTGGTTGTGGAAGAGGATATCCTGCTTCCCGCAGAGGCGCCGCAGCCGCTGCTTGACCGTATTCTGAATGAAATCGACCAGTTCTTTATTCGTCACCAGAAACGGCTGGAGCGATTAACTGCAATCGCGATTACCGCGCCGGGCATGATTGACGCCACTAAAGGCGTTATTCATCGGATGCCGTTCTATGACGTTGAGGAAATGGCGATTGGCCCGGCGCTGGAACAGCGTACGGGGCTACCGGTGTATTTGCAGCACGATATCTGCGCCTGGACGATGGCCGAAGCGTTATACGGCGCGGCGCGCGATTGCCAAAATGTGATTCAGGTGGTGATCGACCATAACGTTGGCGCGGGTGTGATTACAGGCGGACGCATCTTGCACGCAGGAAGCCGAAATCTGGTTGAAATCGGACACACGCAGGTCGATCCTTATGGCAAGCGTTGTTATTGCGGCAACCATGGCTGCCTGGAAACGGTCGCCAGTACGGAGAATATGCTGGAACTCGCGCAGCAGCGCATGAATACGTCAATGAGTTCACTTCTACATGGTTCGCCGCTTAGCGTTGAGAACCTGTGTGACGCCGCGCTCAGGGGCGATCAGTTAGCCAAAGATATCATTAACGATGTCGGGAATAACGTAGGCCGAATCGTCGCCATCATGGTGAATCTCTTCAACCCCGATAAAATTCTGGTGGGTTCCCCCCTGAATAAAGCAGCCAGCATTTTGCACCCTGCCATTTTAGGCTGTATTCAACAGCAGTCATTCCCTCCCTATAGCCACAACATCCAGGTGGAAGCGACCCAGTTCTACAATCAGGGTACGATGCCCGGTGCTGCACTGGTAAAAGACGCGCTCTATAACGGATCGCTGCTGGTTAAACTGCTGCAGGGGTAACCATAAAGGCGTAGACCAACAAAACATTGCGCTAACGCAAACCGCCGGAATGAGGCATAGCCTAGACTTTCACGCTTGGAAAGCATTTTAGCTGTGCTTGTTTTTTGGTATTCAGGTGGTCTGGAGTTATCCCATGTTGAAACGTATTTTTGTCACTGGTACTGATACCGCCGTTGGCAAAACGGTGGTATCCAAGGCGCTACTGCAAAAACTGGCGCTGGCAGGCAAATCGGTCGCGGGCTATAAACCGATAGCGAAAGGGTGCGAAGAGACAGAAGCGGGCCTGCGAAATAAAGATGCACTGCTGCTACAAGCGGCCTCCACGCTGGAATTGCCCTATAACATGGTGAACCCCATCGCACTGCGAGAGGATGAAATCAGCGCCAGTGAAGGAACGATGGATTACTGCATGATGACGCAGGGTTTGCGCCACATGGGCGAGGCGGTCGATGTCGTGGTCGTTGAGGGCACGGGCGGATGGCGGACGGTCATGAACGATCTACGCC
The genomic region above belongs to Pectobacterium colocasium and contains:
- the mlc gene encoding sugar metabolism global transcriptional regulator Mlc, coding for MIADGQPGHIDQIKQVNAGAVYRLIDKYGPISRIELSKRAQLAPASITKIVRELLEAHLVQETEYQDVGSRGRPAIGLILDTEAWHYLSARISHNSISLALRDLSSKLVVEEDILLPAEAPQPLLDRILNEIDQFFIRHQKRLERLTAIAITAPGMIDATKGVIHRMPFYDVEEMAIGPALEQRTGLPVYLQHDICAWTMAEALYGAARDCQNVIQVVIDHNVGAGVITGGRILHAGSRNLVEIGHTQVDPYGKRCYCGNHGCLETVASTENMLELAQQRMNTSMSSLLHGSPLSVENLCDAALRGDQLAKDIINDVGNNVGRIVAIMVNLFNPDKILVGSPLNKAASILHPAILGCIQQQSFPPYSHNIQVEATQFYNQGTMPGAALVKDALYNGSLLVKLLQG
- a CDS encoding LysR family transcriptional regulator — its product is MNIELRHLRYFIAVAEELHFGRAAERLRISQPPLSQQIQILEEQVGAKLLARNNRNVQLTPAGEMFLKEAWSIISQVDQAAERASRIQRGEIGELTIGFTSSAPFIKKISSSLLRFRQTYPEVHIQMMELNTKQQIEPLLNGKLDIGIMRNNPLPEALDHQLLLREPLIAVVQESHPLAQQDAGRAINITQLANEPFVFFSRAVGTALYDDTLTLLKRYGISPYITQEVGEAMTIVGLVSAGLGVSILPASFLRIRVDGVKYLLLEEEDATTEVWLVTARHHPQSAAAKMLMSLMLGG
- a CDS encoding MFS transporter translates to MSNLPSSAPNDWPLSAADDADDIALKVSGKTPYIARGTPQFIRVTLALFSAGLATFALLYCVQPLLPVLSQDFGISPATSSLSLSVSTVMLAFGLLFTGPLSDTIGRKNVMVVSLMLAALCTVICAFMTSWNGILIMRAMIGLSLSGVAAVAMSYLSEEIHPSVLAFSMGLYISGNSIGGMSGRLVSGVLTDYFPWRVAIGTIGVLALIAAITFWRILPESRHFRPGSLRPKTLLLNSELHWRDAGLPLLFLQGFLLMGAFVTLFNYIGYRLLAPPYLLSQAVVGLLSVVYLTGSYSSPKAGALTARYGRGPVLSISILLMLTGLGITALTPVFAIFGGMMLFTAGFFAAHSVASSWIGQRARRAKGQASSMYLFSYYLGSSLAGTLGGFFWHSFGWTGITVFLSALLLLALGVSLILKKRL
- the bioD gene encoding dethiobiotin synthase produces the protein MLKRIFVTGTDTAVGKTVVSKALLQKLALAGKSVAGYKPIAKGCEETEAGLRNKDALLLQAASTLELPYNMVNPIALREDEISASEGTMDYCMMTQGLRHMGEAVDVVVVEGTGGWRTVMNDLRPYSEWVVQEQLPVVLVVGIKLGCISHALLTAQAIINDGLPLVGWVANRINPGLANYAEILHVLRKKIPAPQLGELPYLPRAEQRDLSSYIDLSAISD